The DNA segment accaataataaaaatacaagagtCCCAACTCAAAAACCGCTTTACAGGATTCCACCAAGACAGCAGACAGAATTCCTGACACAAAAATCCCAAATGACCGCAATGCTTGCAGTTGCCAAAACTCCTGAAGAAATGCAAGCTATACTAATGAAATTCTCACCAGGACCTTCAAGAAAGTCAGAATCCTCTGATGATTCCCTTAACCTGGAAGAAGATGACCTCCTTGGACCAGACGACCATGGACCGATATTTGGAAATAGTGGAGTGTAAATGTTTATTGTACGGTATTGTATTAGTATTTGTTTGTATTAGATTGTATGTCATTGTAATGATATGTAcattttcatatgttaaaaaaaaaaaaatttccgaaAATACCCCTAAAAAAGTATATAAAAGGGGATGTAACCTCAGTATAGACACACCGAAACATTCTACCACTCTCTACCCATATCTCTCTCTCTCCTCTCtctccctctctctctctcgaaTCATTCATTTCCAGATCCAGATCCCAGAAATCCGAATCCTTTAAACATTACCCAGGAATCCCAGGAATCCCAGAAATCCGAAATCTTTGACCATCCAAAACCTTTAACCATTACCCAAAAATCCGAAACCCTTTTTAATTTGTATCTTCCATTTATGTAAAGTTATTTGATTCCAAAGTTTAGTAatgaaatcttgttttaaattctggaattcttaaatatatatatatatttatttatttatgtctgTTTAATATCTATGGCCGGTTAAACCGCCTACTTCTTTAAGATTTGTGGAGTTCTTTGCAAAAGTATGCTCTGTATATAGATCCCTTAAAGATTTATATACATCAGAAACTGGAGGAACCACGGCCTTAAAGAATTTTAATTTCTGCTATTTACTTTCTGCAATTTGTGGANAATTTTTTAGTTGGCGGTGAATCACTCATCTCATTGCCTCACAAGGATATACATGTAGTGAAATGTCTAGTCGATTGTTTTAACAATTTTTGTCAAGAAGAtccaaattttttaaagttatGTACGGGGCTGACCTATTGAAAGTAAAAATCCTAAATTATTTAATCTTGCTTCGAACTTTGCGtcattacatttttatttcaactgaCACGGCATAtagttaaaattaattataaaaagaaatacattattttatatattaattaataaataatatttctatATTTATCATTTGACCTGGGCATTTGGTCTAGTGGTATGATTCTCGCTTAGGGTGCGAGAGGTCCCGAGTTCAATTCTCGGAATGCCCCTTCTTTTTTATTCATtcaatcattaatttttttttttttaattccttTTTGGATTTcagatatttattttgaaagttaaagaaaattgatttcatttaatttttcagGTTCCAAGCAACTGAAAATTAATTCTTGGAATTTGAGTGGTTGGAAACATGAATAATTGAATttggaaaaatataaaattgattcatgtttcgtgACTCTCCTCATCATATATTAACTAACCACTTTTTAATATCGAGTTGGTTGCGGTCGGGGTGTTTAGATGGTCCGAGTAGACATGTCTTTCTGATCCGACTGGAGTGCCTAGCTATACCAAGTCGAACTGGACTAATTTTAGTTGATATTTTCTCTCGATTCATCGATTTAGGGGGAAAAAACGATGAATAATAATGTTGTAATTTGTATCTCTTTTTCTtagttttcataaaatcaaaaataactCATTTTTGAGCTCGTATGATAgagatataatcaaaatattagACGCTATTCAAGTTTGTGCAAGTCTAGCAGTTGCAAGTCTAACCGGAATCTTCTCTTGATTAACTATCGAATTTGTCTATTTTTGTGCGAATTAATAACCATTAAAGTTGTAGTcatttctctcaactttttcataGAATTAAGAATCACTTAATTTCGAGTTTTTAGTAGAGAGATATGATCGAAATATCAAACTATGTACAACATGGAACTTGTTCTTCATTCAATGCAGAACCAGTGCAAAACAAGCAAATTAAACGCGGTTTATCAGCTTCAACTTTTGATTTAGACTTTCACTTTGTAAGCTGATTTTCAGATTATTGTGTTATATTTGTAATGCTAAAGCATTCAATTTCGATaatcgagctgagagatatgaccaaaataacataattgcTCATGTTTAGCTAATAGATGTATCTTGTGTCGTACAACTCGGTTAACATCAAAACTGGTCAAGTCAGCCTGGAATATTACTTGTAtataattgagttttcttttcattaattttgtttGCTGGTAATTGAGATCATTGGTTTGTGAGATATAAACAAAATACAAGAACTGATCATGTCAAGCTGGTTCTAGCTCAATAAATCCAGCTTGATATGATGACCACTGGTTTGTCTAAGTAACATCCGAATTAGTCCAACTGATCTGCGTATGACTTGTAGAGTTTTTAGTTTTCTAGTTAGCTATTTTGGTTGCTGGTCATTTCGATAACTAAATTATGATATATCATCGAAATACTTCAAACTCTTTAGATTTCTAATTTGACTAAATTCAAGTTATAGCTTCTCAAATCTTACAACTTGACCTCGATCAACTAcacaattaataaaatatattaacaaCACGATAACAATTTTTGTTATAATCAAAATCTGCTAGTGTTTCCGCAACGCAACACAAAGCTTGATCGATtagaattttaatattaaaaacaagATTTTCGATaacttataattttttgaaatataaaatatttaattgatttttacataGCTTTCCCAAAATATGTAATACGGTATGTGATTTATCATATTTGATCGAAAATTTATGAGATCGATATACAaagttaatataattttttcctaGTTCAAATCTAATGAAATCTTttctaattaaatcaaattcCATCAAATATCAATTTCGTTATGAAATCCCATCATtccaaacaattaaaaataagattTCAAATTCCAATTCCCACTATTTTCATCATACGAAACACACtgtttataaattttgatgGAATAGTTTATTAGTTTCTAATGTAGAAAATCTATACATACTATACTAGATCTCGATGATTTTATATTACAACTTTTATGTATGTATTTAAAAGGATATAACATATAATCCAAATAAATCCTAGCTTTAggctaaaaatatatttattctagCCATTACCCAAGGAGAGATATTGTTGATTTTAGGATAAACAATGATTAAAAAGACATTATATTATcaagtaataaataaataaggtaaaataaaatttcatactTGTATATCTgcgttaattttattttaaaaaataaaattttataattagtaaaaaaattaatggctataaaaataaaagaaatgctAGCTTTCGTTTATCAAATTATCGTATTTATTCATTTATATTTATCCATTGACCctattttaaagtccaattgTCTAATTTATACAATCCGACGTTACCAAAATTATATGTTCGATTTGGAAAACGGATCTTCAAATCTTGCCGGCTAAATGGATCAGGTCGATATTATGGGTTTTGCATAGACAAAATCTCGAgttcaaaattcatattttatgagaaaacaaaacaataatTGAAAACGTTTGAAAAGCCAAAGAAATTCGTCACTCGCCATTAAATTAGGGTCTCAAATTCACTATCCACAGTTAAGTGGCTGTTGCGAGCCATGGCCCCCTCGAGATCAAAACAATTGCTTGTTTTTCACTTAAAACTAAATAATAAATCTACAAATCTTGAGTTGGAACATTCGCGCTTCCAACCAAGACCAtgaattcaataaattttacTAATAATCTTCCAACTTCGGAGTTTTGTCGTGTTGAATTCAATACAGATTCTTGAGCCATTCAGTTCGTATAAGCAACGATTTTCGACTTCAAGAGTTTTGTAGCGTGTGATTTCTGCATAagtttcattgtttgcagggcTCTGCTATGAAGATCTCTAGTACTGTAATGGGCAAGTTCGATGTATTTTTTCTGGGAAATTGGAGAAAATCGATTTTGTAGGGGATATTTTGTGTTGTAGAAGAATGGATTTGTGGGTGGTTGCAGCAGCTGCCGGAGCTGGATACATTGCCAAGAACTTGCAGAATTTAACGGTGGATAAAAACGAAGGTTTATTGGAGCCAGCTCTTAAATACCCAGGCAATGTTCAATTAGAATCCATGAATATCTTGCAGCAGATACGTTATAACACCTGCCCATTACGCAGATTAGAGCAAAACAGAGCTCAAGAAGTTGGAGAGTTAGCTTCTAGCAGTACTGGCATTTCGGGACAAAGAATCCCGGAATTTGAAGATGGTGAGAGAAAAACTTCCCGTAGATTGGGAAGGGGGAAGTTCATTAGAAGTAGTAGGAGTGGCTTGAATGTTGCGAGGCCATTGATTTCTTTAGAAAATGACCTTGATTATGAGCTAAGTAAAGATGGTGAAGGATTTGAACAAAATATGTTTGGCATGTTTCCTTCTGTGTCTACAGCGAGGCCACTGCTGGTTACTGATGGAATTGGATTGACCACCAGATCGAGCAGCGCTTCATCCTTGGCACTTTTTGATGGTGGGGTGGAGGAGGGAAGGAGAGAAAATATTGTTGACTCAAAAGTGAGGAGTACAATGTTTAGGTCTCATTCAATGGATCGTATTGATTCGGCCGTGCTTCCAAGGAAGCCGAAAAGGAGTTCCGGCCTTGCACGAATGAGTGATTCCTCTGATGTGGTGCCTCATAGACTTTTTGATTCATCAGGTTTCTACATCTGGCATCTGCTcttctttttcaaattttgatgtgtttaatcatttgatttttatgcaACGTGCCCGAATTGATTGACTGAATTGCATTGCCTTGTTGAGTTCTGAATATTTACTGAAAGGTTTTCTTTGTCAATAACATGTTCCAGGGAGTTGTCTCGCAAGAAGCTAACTTTGTAGTTTATGTCTGTCATTTTAAGCAACTGTTTGGACATGAAATGCAATCAAATCCAGACACAGATGAATGTCTGTGCCGGCTTGTATGATGGCTTGCCAATAGGGTTGACTGGTGTCTTAATGTAGCCTGAGTATTTATTGTCTGAATTGCAGTCTTGTTGAGTTCTGAATATTTACTGAAAGGTTTTCTTTGTCCATGACATGTTCCAAGGAGTTGTCTCGACTCTCGCAAGAAACTAACTTTGTAGTTTATGTCTGTATTTTTAAGCAACTGTTTGGACATTAAATGCAATCAAATCCAGACACGGATGAATGTCTGTGCAGGCTTGTATCATGGCTTGCCAATAGGGTTGACTGGTGTCTTAATGTAGCCCGAGTTTTGCCTGTTGACTTGCTTGTTTTTACTATCTAGGAAAGTAGTTCTGCTTAAGTATTTGTTTCAGGGGTTTAATGAGACATGGGTGTAGTGATATTGCTTTCTCACAAAAGTTAATGGATGTGTTGAATATCAAGAAACATGGCTTCATTGCATGTTTAAGTTGTTGGTGATTTGATTTTCAGCTACTTTATTTGTCTAGCAATAAACTGCAGTTATATGAAGTTAGGGTGGTTGGGAAAAAGCTAAAGATTTAAAAAGTTTGCCTAACTAAGTTCTCATTTGAACTACTTTTTTCGGTTTTATGTTGCCAGGACCTGATGGAGTGCTTCTTTTTATCATGGGTATGAGCATTGGAATATTGTCTGCTAAAACAACCAGTAAAAGGGAAGTAGATGATATGAAACTGCAATTAAAGCAGACACATAATTTAGTTCAAGATTTGCATGATGAACTTAATATGAAAGAAATGATTACTGTGAAGGAGATTGTAAATGACGGCTATTATCAGCCCCCTCGAAAAAATGATACACCTTCATCAATTAGGGAGCCAATTGCATCTCCTAACAAGGAAGCAAAAGAATCGACCAAATTTGacaattttaaggcaagctatGATAATGATGAGAATCTCAAAATAAGGAGTAAAATTGAGGACGAGCTTCAGGCTGAACTGGAGATGCTCGAACACAATATGAGTGCAACTGCTCTTGAAAACATATCTTATATTGTTGAGGTGAGACACAGTTTTGCCTTCTTTTAAGAATTTGAACAGTTTGATATACATCATGAACCTGGTTTGTTATTTCATTGATCTTCGAGCTTTTGGTCTCAAAGATTTTGCTCTCTGTTGTCTGTGCTTTCAGTTTAATATTCTCTTGAATGCCTGGCATTCACCTGAAAACATATACCACTCACTTTCTTAACTGGATCCTTCGTTGGATGTTAATGATACtttttttccttaaatcattcaaatttcaaattttactgaagtttaattattctagtccataTGCCATGTGATGGACTCCTAGAAGTCGAAAAGATTAAAGATATgtagaaatataataatttgcATGGTCTCCCGAATTCTGTAGAGAACACTAGCTAGATAGCTACTTTTTGCTTGATACCAGTTTGCGGAGGTTTAGTTTCtgattaagtttttataaaccTAAGATGCTTCAGCGTCATCTTTATTTTCCAGCTTGATCCGGATTACGAACCAGATATTGCTCAAGGAGACTTAAAGCCAATGATGGCCACGGAAACTCGAGATACTGCATCTGAGTCAGGTGACAAATCAACAGGTACAACCACCAATGTCTCTCAGCCTCCAAATTACGCAGTTTCGCCGAGGGAGCTGTGTTTCCGCCTCCATGAGTTGATTGAGTCTAGGCTTGAAGCACGTATCAAGGAGCTAGAAATTGCCCTTAGTAACAGCGAAAACAaagttcgagttctcggttctCAAAGCATTATATTGGGAACAAGACTTCATTACAGTGAAACAGAATATTCATGCTCTCCCCAAAGCCCGATAAACATTTGTGAACACTACACAGCCGATGGATCGTTGGTTAAGAATATCTCCAGCAATTCCCTGGATTCAGTTAAGGAGGAAAATGGGATTTTATTGAAGGCGACAGATAACGATCAAGAACGAGGTGAGAAGTCTATTAGTAACTTTGGCAgtgatcatgaaatgtattcaACTGTACAAAAATTCATCGACGATCTATTCGATGAAGAAAAGGACCGTGTCTCACATCATGATGCAGTTATGGAAAAAGATGGTGCGCAAGAGGATTCAGTTCAAGATATAGTCAGGGCTTGGGATAGGCAGATGTCTAGAAGTTTGTTGTTGGATGAGGATTTCGAGAGCGAAGACGAGGAAGCTGATGAATCagaaatgcttttgataaagaAGATTGTTGAAAGAAGGAGATCAGGTTCTGCTTTTGCCTTTAATTTTGATGAATTTAGGACTGACATAAAAGGATGAGTGTGTATATATACGTCTTGTATAAGGAGAAAAAAGGAGGCATTGGATCAAAAGACAATTTGTTCAATACAGTGAGTAATATCACACTTTcaacttttaaataaaatacatttacACAACTGAagattaaaaacaaaaactccCCTCGAAGTTCAACCACTTGGTATCTTAAAAGATTTGTACA comes from the Primulina huaijiensis isolate GDHJ02 chromosome 8, ASM1229523v2, whole genome shotgun sequence genome and includes:
- the LOC140982948 gene encoding uncharacterized protein, translating into MDLWVVAAAAGAGYIAKNLQNLTVDKNEGLLEPALKYPGNVQLESMNILQQIRYNTCPLRRLEQNRAQEVGELASSSTGISGQRIPEFEDGERKTSRRLGRGKFIRSSRSGLNVARPLISLENDLDYELSKDGEGFEQNMFGMFPSVSTARPLLVTDGIGLTTRSSSASSLALFDGGVEEGRRENIVDSKVRSTMFRSHSMDRIDSAVLPRKPKRSSGLARMSDSSDVVPHRLFDSSGPDGVLLFIMGMSIGILSAKTTSKREVDDMKLQLKQTHNLVQDLHDELNMKEMITVKEIVNDGYYQPPRKNDTPSSIREPIASPNKEAKESTKFDNFKASYDNDENLKIRSKIEDELQAELEMLEHNMSATALENISYIVELDPDYEPDIAQGDLKPMMATETRDTASESGDKSTGTTTNVSQPPNYAVSPRELCFRLHELIESRLEARIKELEIALSNSENKVRVLGSQSIILGTRLHYSETEYSCSPQSPINICEHYTADGSLVKNISSNSLDSVKEENGILLKATDNDQERGEKSISNFGSDHEMYSTVQKFIDDLFDEEKDRVSHHDAVMEKDGAQEDSVQDIVRAWDRQMSRSLLLDEDFESEDEEADESEMLLIKKIVERRRSGSAFAFNFDEFRTDIKG